In Cervus canadensis isolate Bull #8, Minnesota chromosome 7, ASM1932006v1, whole genome shotgun sequence, the DNA window ttggcatagtcaataaagcagaaatcgatgtttttctggaactctcttgctttttttatgatccagcggatgtttgcaatttgatctctggttcctctgccttttctaaaaccagcttgaacatctggtagttcacagttcacatactgttgaaggctggcttggagaattttgagcattactttgctagtgtgtgagatgagtgcaattgtgcggtagttggagcattcattggcattgcctttcttagggattggaatggaaactgaccttacccagtcctgtggccactactgagttttccaaattggcagTTTTTAAGTGAACTGAATGAAGGGCAGCTCCATCTCCAGGCAGGAAAAATCAGCCTACAGTCTGGTCTGGAGATGAACTATTACCGGGCGTACCCCCGACCTTTCCCACCAAACAGTGAAAGGCACAGACCTTGAAGGGAAACACTGGGAACTGAGGCTAACATTTCCTATTTTCAAATTATTACATCtttctcctgcgttggcaggccaactctttaccgctagtgccacctgagtAGCCCATTATATCCTTCTCAAGTAAAGAGAACGGCAGTGTATTTTCACATAAACAAGAGCTTGGAAAACACTCTATGCATGTTTCCCTCTTGGAGAAACATTTAAAGAGACAAGACAAACGACGGGCCTCCCCTGGAGGTCCAGaggttaaggatccaccttccagtgcatgGGGTGTGGGTTTGGTCCTGGCCAGGGAGACAAGACCCCACACGCCCTTCGGCCAGAAAAACCAaatcataaaaaagaagcaacgtggggacaaattcaataaagactttaaaaatggtccaggttaaaaaaaatcttaaaaagaaaaaccagaaagaaagaagacaaaggcCCAAGTGAGGAAACATACAGGAGCACGTGGGGAATTGGGCAGATGTAGGTGAGAAGGAGAGGAAGCAAAGTCTAAAGAGCCAGAGCGATGGGTTCAGTTGGTCACACACAGTCTGATCCTTCCCAGGCAGTGACCCTGGTGAGTTCTGATACTTCATCAATATCAGGTGTACTGAAATGCTAAGCTTttggattgttgttgttgatcagtcgctGAGGTAAGTCCAatactttgtgaccctatggaatgcagcatgcgaggctcctctgtcctctactatgtcccagagtttgcttaaattcacacccactgagtcgatgatgtgATCTAggcatctcaccctctgccgcccACTTCTTCTTTTGCCAtgaatctttcccaacattagagtcttttcaaatgatgagATCTTCATCTCAGGtgcccagagtattggagcttcagctttagcatcagtccttccaatgaatattcaggcttgaaattggtgtccaagggactctcaagagtcttttccaacaccacagttcgaagcatcaattcttaggtaaGCTTAACGTATTCAAGGCAGATGTTTATTAAACGGGGTCTCCTTTGTCCCTACTGAGGCCCCATGTTCCTAGTGTGCAAGCATGGGGCCTCAACATCTGCCCCACTCCCCCATATGACTCACTTCATGCAGGGTCTACAGGTGAGCTGGATACTCTGGACTGGAGGCTGCAGGAGAACCTCGGCTACAGGACACCCAGGCAGTGAAGAGCAGGGTGTGGGGAGCCGAGCCTGATGATGTTACTGTCCTGGACTCAGCTCAAGACCAGGTTTCTAAACCAGCCCAGCCCATTGTCCACAACAAAGGTCTTTCCCAAGGTTTGACCACATATGCACTCCAGGCACAGAGATGGCATGACAGTGACTTTATTTGTTAACAGGCAGACCCCTCACCTAGGTCAGGACAAAATCCATGACCAACAAGGATGGACAGCAGGATGCTGGCTGAATCTCAGGGCCTGGAAGGAACCAGGAGCCAGCCCAGCCTGCTAACAGGAAATCCTGGGGCAGAAGGAGACCCCAGACTGGGCTCAAGGCTACAGAAGTTTCAGGTGAAAGTGAGCGTTCGCCCTGGAAGGAGTTGGCAATGTGCCAGGTCAGCAACAGGGCTCCGGGGCCAAGGTTGGGATGCAGCAAGTAGGGCGGGAGCACGCGGGCCGGCAGAGCAGGGACACGCAGGAGGCCGGGCGGCAGCAGCTGGGCTGGCAGGAGGAGGCGGGCACGCAGCAGGCGGGGCGGCACACAGGACGGCAGAGCAGGGACACGGAGGAGGAGGGTCTGCAACTGACCGAGGAGCAGGGGTTGGGCTGGCAGCACAAGGAGGCTGAGCAAGGGGAGGACTCACAGCACACGGGCCGGCAGCAGACAGGCGTGCAACAGACAGGCGTGCAGCAGACCGGCCTGCAGCAGACGGGCCTGCAGCAGACGGGCTCGCAGCAGACGGGCCTGCAGCAGACGGGCCTGCAGCAGACGGGCTCACAGCAGTCTTGCTGGCAGGGGGAGGAGGTGCAGCAGGAGGGCTGGCAGCAGGGGCTGGACTCGCAGCTCACTGGGGCGCAGAGGAGGGTCAGGCGGGGGGCCGGGGCACAGCAGCTGGGGGCACAGCAGGGGGGCTCGCAGTAGCTCTCTGGACAGTTGTAGCTCAGGTCGCTGGAGCAGACAGACAGGGTGGAGGCGGCCATGGTGGAGGCGGTGGGGCTGGACGACggtttgagtgtgtgtgagtgtgtgagctgtgtgtgtgagGTGCTTGGGGATGCAGGGCTTTTATACCTGGCCCCTGGCTTCTGTTGTCCCCACAGGAGACTCCCAGGCCTTCCCTTCCTTGTTGGGGTTGAGAGCTGGCTGCAGGAGCCCCTCATTAGTGCTGACATAGTTTCCACAACAGTTTTCACTCATTAAACCTGTGAGTATAAATATCCCATGTTGCAGGATGTTTTCCCATCTCTCCGTTGTTTGGCTCCAGAAAAGATATAGAAAATATCTGAGGtaagatcctaaaggaaatgaaccctgaatattcattggaaggactgatgctgaagccaaagctccaatcctttggccacctaattcaaagagctgactcattagaaaagaccctgatgctgggaaagattaaagcaggaggaaagggacaacagaggatcacTTGGTTAGATGGCaagactgactcaatggacatgagtttcagcaagctctgggagatggtgaaggacagggaatcctgttgtgctgtagtccatggggtcacgaaaagtgggacacaactgagctactgaacaagaaGAACAATGCTGAGTGAGGTTTAGAGGTGAACATACCTCTAAATTGGTGAATTTAGATGTCGCAGCTCTCCTCTGTTTGAGGCACAgtacttttaatattattttgacatttatgcattttaaaatttaggtgTAATGTGACATGTGCATGTCTGTAAAATGCAAGTGGGATGTGACCACATCCAGGGGATGTGACCATGGAACCAGGTATGTGTCATCTTCCGCAGGGGCTGCTGGGAGATTCTGGCACCCCACCTCCAGCAGCTGCTCTGTCAGTAGGAGGCATGGTGAATGGGACATCCAGTCCCCTGCAGCCCAGCCAGTGTGCCTGAGAGGAGCGTTAATGGAGTGTGGTCCTACGTGGCATCTGTTAGGAGATCTCTTCAGGGAGCAGCGCTCACAGGTGTCTGAGTCAGGGGCCGAGTTCCTCAACCTTTCACCCAAACCCAACTGTTCACAGCACACCCTGTGAACCCCACACTTCTCAGCTGAGCAACCTGCCCCTCTGGCCAGAGTTTGTCTTCCTCAAAGGTGATGCCCAGAAAGACTCAGAGAGAGGGAGGGTCTCCTCCTGGAGGCCCCACGTGTGAGCTGCAGAGACTCGAGAACGCCAGGCAACACCCAAAAGTAAAGCTCAGGCAAGAGTTGGTTTTCCACGTGGATACAAGAAGATGTGGTCCCAGGGAGCCTGGAACAGAAAGTCAGCAAGGGCTGACTCTGGGGAAGACCGCGACATCTGGGCAACATCATGGTGGTGCTGACCATGGCTGTGGCGTCAGATGACAGTGTCTGAGCACCTGTTCTAGGCCAGGTGGTGACATGAATGCTCTATACCTGCCAAGTCACTTGATTTCACATCCACTCAGCATGAAAGATTCTGTAAATAGttgagaagcccaggcacagaAACGTTAAGCAACCATCTCCAGATCACACAGCCCAAAGTATCAGGACTGGGACTGGAAGCCAGCCATCTGTGTATAGGACCGAGGCTCTTACCCAGGCATTCCCCCAGGCCGACTTCAGTGCTAGATACAGAAGGAAGCATGTGTCCAAGGCAATTTACCTCCAGGCAGCTGTGCTGAAAATTTACAACAGaggtgggaaagagaaaaattaacccCACAGAAAATCAACTCTGTGGTTTTCAGCACAAACACTGCTAGTTCCTCCAAACCACAGAGGTAAAGTATGCATGCTTGCTCAGGGGCTCattcgtgcctgactctttgtgaccccatggaactgtagcccgccaggttcctctgcccatgggattctccaagcaaggatactggatgaGGTGCCACTTCTTACTCCAACAGAgtgtagtgaaagttgctcagtcgtgtctgactttttgccaccccatggattatacaggccattgaattctccaggccagaatactggagtgggtaggctttcctttcttcgggggatcttcccaacccagggatcgaatacaggtctcccgcactgcaggcagattctttaccagctgagccacaagggaagccaaacaGAGGTAAAGCATAAATCCCCAAATATGATGAGACAAAATGTAGTAAACAGACCATGTGTTTCGCCGACACCAAACGTGACCGCTCAGTTGCTaacagggaagaaggaagaactaGGAAAAGACAATAAAGACAGGGCTGAACACGAACCACTCTGAGCGGAGTGCACCAAGGTGCATGTGTTTGGACTGGAAGGGCCTCAGGAATTCAAGAGCATCTGATTTTTAGAGCCCACCACAAACACAcattcagttagttcagtccagtcgctcagtcatgtctgactgtgaccccatggaccacagcacgccaggcctccctgtccatcactaactcctggagtttactcaaactcatgtccattgagtcggtgatgccatccaaccatctcatcctctgtcatccccttctccacctgtcttcaatctttgccagcatcacggtcttttcaaatgagtcagctcttcgcatcaggaggccaaaggactagagtttcagcttcagcatcagtcctttgatgaacattcaggactgatttcctttaggatggactggttggatctccttgcagtccaagggactctcaagagtcttctccaacaccacagttcacaagcatcaattcttctgcactcagctttcttcatagtccaactctcacatccatacacaactactggaaaaaacatagctttgactagacagacctttcttggcaaagtaatgtctctgctttttaacatgctgtctaggttgggcataacttttcttccaaggagtaagcgtctttttatttcatggctgctatcaccatctgcagtgattttggagcccaaaaaataaagtcagtcactgtttccactgtttctatctatctgccatgaagtgatgggaccagatgccatgatctttgttttctgaatgatgagctttaagccaattttttcactctcctctttcactttcatcaagtggttctttagttctccttcactttctgacatacgggtggtgtcatctgcatatctgaggttcttgatatttctcccagcaatcttgattccagcttgtccttcagcCAGCCCgggctttctcatgatgtagtctgcatataagttaaataagcatggtgacaatatacagccttgatgtactccttttcctatttggaaccagtctgttgttccacgtgcaggtttaactgttgcttcctgacctgcatacagctttctcaaggggcaggtcaggtggtctggtattcccatctctttcagaattttccacagtttattatgatccacacagtcgaaggctttggcatagtcaataaagcagaaatcgatgtttttctggaactctcttgcttttttgatgatccagcggatgtctgccatttgatctctggttcctctgccttttctaaaaccagcttgaacatctggtagttcacagTTCTCGCagtgttgaaggctggcttggagaattttgagcatcactctgctagtgtgtgagatgagtgcaattgtgcggtagttggagcattcattggcattgcctttcttagggactggaatggaaactgaccttacccagtcctgtggccactgctgagtttaacAAATTGGCCGTTTTTAAATGAACTGCATGAAGGGCAGCTCcatctccaggcaggaagaaatGGCAGACAGTCTGGTTGGAAATGAACTATTACCGAGCAGACCCCAGACCTCTCCCACCAAACAGTGAAAGACACAGAGCTTCTGGGGGTACACTCGGGACTAAGGTGATTTTTCCTATTGTCAAATTATTACAtctatctcctgcactggcaggccaattctttaccactagtaccacctgagaagcccattgtATCTTTCTCAAGTAAAGAGAACAGCAGTGAATTTTCACATAAGCAAGAGCTTAGAAAACACTCTATGCATGTTTCCCTCCTGGAGAAACATTTAGAGAGACAAGACAAATGATGGGCCTCacctggaggtccaggggttaaggatccaccttccAGTGCCTGGAgtgtgggttcagcccctggtcagggagccaagagCCCACACGCCCTTCGGCCAGAAAAACCAaatcataaaaaagaagcaatgtgggaacaaattcaataaagactttaaaaatggtccaggttaaaaaaaatcttaaaaagaaaaaccagaaagaaagaagacaaaggcCCAAGTGAGGAAACACACAGGAGCACGTGGGGAATTGGGCAGGTGTAGGTGAGAAGGAGAGGAAGCAAAGTCTAAAGAGCCAGAGCGATGGGTTCAGTTGGTCACACACAGTCTGATCCTTCCCAGGCAGCGACCCTGGTGAGGTTCTGATACTTCATCAATATCAGGTGTCCCGAAACGCTAAGCTTTTGGATTGTTGTCGTTTGTCAGTAGCTTGTGCACATGTCTTATTCGttctttctctggagaaccctgactcaCACAGGCTCCCAACATCACTGCATGTGGCTCTCACCATCCACACCTCTGCACACAGAGGAAAGCACTCCCACTCATGTCCAGGGCACTGGAGGACGGCTGGCACCAGCCTGTCTGACGCTGCTTCTGGAGTAAGCTTCACGTATTCAAGGCAGATGTTTATTAAACGGGGTCTCCTTTGTCACTAGTGAGGCCCCATGTTCCCAGTGTGCAAGCCCGGGGCCTGAACATctgccccactccctcccccatCACTCACGTCATGCACGGTCTACAGGTGAGCAGGATGCTCTGGACTGGAGGCTGCAGTAGATCTATGGCCACAGGAcacccaggcagagagcagcagggcATGGGGGAGCCGAGCCTGATGATGTTACTGTCCTGGACTCAGCTCAAGACCAGGTTTCTAAGCCAGCCCAGCCCACTGTCCACAACAAAGGTCTTTCCCAGGGTTTGACCAGATATGCACTCCAGGCACAGAGATGGCATGACAGTGACTTTATTTGTTAACAGGCAGACCCCTCACCTAGGTCAGGACAAAATCCATGACCAACAAGGATGGAAAGCAGGATGCTGGCTGAATCTCAGGGCCTGGAAGGAACCAGGAGCCAGCCCAGGCTGCTAACAGGAAATCCTGGGGCAGAAGGAGACCCCAGACTGGGCTCAAGGCTACAGAAGTTTCAGGTGAAAGTGAGCGTTGGCCCTGGAAGGAGTTGGCAATGTGCCAGGTCAGCAACAGGGCTCCGGGGCCACGGTTGGGATGCAGCAAGCAGGGCGGGAGCACGCGGGCCGGCAGAGCAGGGACACGCAGGAGGCCGGGCGGCAGCAGCTGGGCTGGCAGGAGGAGGCGGGCACGCAGCAGGCGGGGCGGCACACAGGACGGCAGAGCAGGGACGCAGAGGAGGAGGGTCTGCAACTGACCGAGGAGCAGGGGTTGGGCTGGCAGCACAAGGAGGCTGAGCAAGGGGAGGACTCACAGCACACGGGCCTGCAGCAGACAGGCGTGCAACAGACAGGCGTGCAGCAGACGGGCCTGCAGCAGACGGGCCTACAGCAGACGGGCTCGCAGCAGACAGGCCTGCAGCAGACGGGCTCACAGCAGACGGGCCTGCAGCAGACGGGCTCACAGCAGTCTTGCTGGCAGGGGGAGGAGGTACAGCAGCTAGACTGCTGGCAGCCCAAGGCCAGGCAGGAGCTGCTGCAGGCTGGCTGGCAGCAGGGACTGGACTCGCAGCTCACTGGGGCACAGAGGAGGGTCAGGCGGGGGGCCGGGGCGCAGCAGCTGGGGGCACAGCAGGGGGGCTCGCAGCAGCTCTCTGGACAGTCGTCCACCTGCCAGGAGGAGTCGGTGCAGGAGTCATAGGACCCGGGCAGGCAGACCCGGCTGCTGTAGCTCAGGTCGCTGGAACAGGCAGACAGGGTGGAGAAAGCCATGGTGGGGTTGTGGGGCCAGAGGAGGGTGAGGatgtgagtgtgagtgagtgtgtgtgtgagtgcccAGAGCTGCCAGCTTTATACCTCTCCTCTGTGTTGTGTGTTGTCTGGCAGCAGCCTGATGAagtctttcctttcttgtttttgtttagtgTCATGCTCTGTTTTGGCAGCACTGGTCACTGTCTATAAATACCTTTGGCTGGTGAGGCTCCTGAGTGGAGGCAGGGATATCCTGCCCATGTTTGTCTCCAGAGGAAAGATAATAACAAAGCTTTGATGCCTTTGCAAGGACAGTAGCAGTCACATAACTTTCTGAGAGCAAAGGTCCTCTGCTCCAGTGGGGACAGCAGCTACTCTTGTAAGCAAAACTCCTAGTCCCAAGGAAGGGACGAGAGCCAATCCCAGAATCAGGGCTTTGACAGAAGGGAGGTATGTTCAGGAGTGGACAGGTCTGGCCATGCCCCACTAGCGTGGCTGCAGGGTTTGAGCTGATAGAGCAGGCTGCATTTTGTGAGCTGACACTGTGGTTGTTGAGGGAGATGAGGGGACCTGTGTCTACCAGTAGTGAACCCTGGGTCAGATGTGAGGGGCTGTGTCCTCCTGGGGCAGAGACTGGCTCACAGAGAAGGGCTCGGATGCCAATGCAGGCTAGCCCAGAGAGAATGACCACTGGAACAATTGCCTTTTGCTGCATTGCAGCTGAGCTTTTATAGAAGCTGCACAAAAGAGTCTTAATGTTCacaccttcctcctctcctcacaGTCCAGACAATGTCAGGGGCTCCTGCAGCCCTGGGTGCTGATTAGAACAACATCTCCTCCCTCAAGGATCCCTTCCACTGGTAGGAGTTCACCAGGATGAGGTCCTGGAGTCTGCATAGTAAAGGTCAGTAGGAGGGCCTGGTTGTCCACGAGTCTTGTGCACAGACATCTGCACAATGCGTCTCCAGAACTCCATCTACAGCTGTGATCTAGTGACCACAACGGCATCTGGCCACGACCCTGTGTGTCCGCATTTTTCAGCCATTGTGTTCTTCCAAGTCTCTGAAGGGGCAAGGGCAGGACCTTGGTGATGCCCTTGTCTGCAGGTAGCCCCCAGATTCCATAGAAGACTTGTCAGGGGCCAGTGGGCTTCTGAGTTCCAGCCTTCACTGACCTCTGATGAGGGGCTGGGGACTCGACTATAGGACTGCATGGCAGTCAGACCACAATGGAGAAATATTACCTTAAAGAAATAATAGGTTAAAACTGCATAAATGTATTGAATAACTTTAACCTACACATCCAGGAGGTTGAATAAATTCCAAATGAGATACACACATAAGAGTCACAAACAGACACATCCTAGTAAATACACTGAAAGTCAAAAACATGGAGAAAATctcaaaaggagaaggagaaaaatgctGAGTCACTCACAAGGGAATCCCAGTAAGACTTACAGCTGGCTTCCCATCAGAAACAATGGAGACCCGAGTCAATGGGACCATGTATTCTCAAATTGCTCAAAGTATAAACTGTCAATCAATAATGCTATatacactctctgacataaatcacacaaGGATCCTCtctgatccacctcccagagtaatggaaataaaagcaaaaataaacaaatgggacctaattaaacttaaaagcttttgcacaacaaaggaaactataagtaaggtgaaaagacagccttcagaatgggagaaaataatagcaaatgaagcaactgacaaagaattaatctcaaaaatatacaagcaactcctgtagctcaattccagaaaaataaatgacccaatgaaaaaatgggccaaataactaaacagacatttctccaaggaagacatacagatggctaacaaacacatgaaaagatgctcaacatcactcattatcagagaaatgcaaatcaaaccacaatgaggtaccatctcatgacagtcagaatggctgctacccaaaaatctaaaaacaataaatgctggagagggtgtggagaaaagggaaccctcttacactgttggtgggaatgcaaactagtatagccactatggggaacagtgtggagattccttaaaaaactggaaatagaactgccatatgacccagtaatcccactgctgggcatacacaccgaggaagccagaattgaaagagacatgtgtatcccaatgttcatcatagcactgtttataatagccaggacatggatgtCTCTGTGCCaacaacgaagactcagcacaaccaaaaatttttttttaagttatttaaaaaaaattttttttaaaagctaattctataaagctcttaga includes these proteins:
- the LOC122445422 gene encoding keratin-associated protein 10-8-like isoform X2, with product MAASTLSVCSSDLSYNCPESYCEPPCCAPSCCAPAPRLTLLCAPVSCESSPCCQPSCCTSSPCQQDCCEPVCCRPVCCRPVCCRPVCCTPVCCTPVCCRPVCCESSPCSASLCCQPNPCSSVSCRPSSSVSLLCRPVCRPACCVPASSCQPSCCRPASCVSLLCRPACSRPTCCIPTLAPEPCC
- the LOC122445422 gene encoding keratin-associated protein 10-8-like isoform X1, encoding MAASTLSVCSSDLSYNCPESYCEPPCCAPSCCAPAPRLTLLCAPVSCESSPCCQPSCCTSSPCQQDCCEPVCCRPVCCRPVCCEPVCCRPVCCRPVCCTPVCCTPVCCRPVCCESSPCSASLCCQPNPCSSVSCRPSSSVSLLCRPVCRPACCVPASSCQPSCCRPASCVSLLCRPACSRPTCCIPTLAPEPCC
- the LOC122445418 gene encoding keratin-associated protein 10-8-like is translated as MAFSTLSACSSDLSYSSRVCLPGSYDSCTDSSWQVDDCPESCCEPPCCAPSCCAPAPRLTLLCAPVSCESSPCCQPACSSSCLALGCQQSSCCTSSPCQQDCCEPVCCRPVCCEPVCCRPVCCEPVCCRPVCCRPVCCTPVCCTPVCCRPVCCESSPCSASLCCQPNPCSSVSCRPSSSASLLCRPVCRPACCVPASSCQPSCCRPASCVSLLCRPACSRPACCIPTVAPEPCC